A stretch of Candidatus Latescibacterota bacterium DNA encodes these proteins:
- the hypF gene encoding carbamoyltransferase HypF translates to MPGVPHSLQSPPPGSRRCRLDFRGRVQGVGFRPWIYRLACDCGLAGHVGNDARGAFAELEGSAEDIARFLARSRTEAPPLAAIAEVTEQALPPLGERGFRILPSRDEGAHRAEIAPDSATCPDCLRELLDPADRRHRYPFINCTNCGPRYSIVRGVPYDRPLTTMRGFVMCPACQAEYDDPANRRFHAQPNACPDCGPRVWLTDPAGTPLAGDAIAECARRLLAGEIVAIKGLGGFHLACRADSERAVTALRARKGREAKPLALMVADLAAARALVHLDDASEALLIGAARPIVLAPALAGAQVAPSVAPGTHTLGVMLPYTPLHTLLFAPVDGTALPPLVMTSGNPSAEPLCCDNDEALERLSGIADAFLLHDRDIERRVDDSVALALTLPGPTGPVVRNTPLRRARGYAPEPVVLSRAVTRPALALGGEMKSAVCLAVDDRALLSEHLGDLDNPAAFRNFLGTIERLQALFDVEPAVVACDLHPDYAASRHARALPLPRVEVQHHHAHLVSCLADNGLEGEALGLICDGTGYGSDGAIWGCELLRGDARGFARLGQLRYFPLLGGDAAARETWRPAAGLLAEAYGADWRRACPAAASRVEPVKLALAARFLAAPNTPAPRTSSLGRLFDAAAFLLGLCDLNRADAQAPMALEAAAAAHGAAAPLPLPLLREDDALALDHRPLTRALVEGLAAGRSAGELAAGFHAGLAAGLAALAAAAAEGGAPRRVMLSGGCFANRLLTEALAQQLMAAGLEVYIHHRVPAGDGGLALGQALIAAASHLEG, encoded by the coding sequence GTGCCCGGAGTTCCCCATTCGCTTCAGTCACCGCCCCCCGGCAGCCGCCGCTGCCGCCTCGACTTCCGCGGCCGCGTGCAGGGCGTGGGCTTTCGGCCCTGGATCTACCGCCTGGCCTGCGACTGCGGACTGGCGGGCCACGTGGGCAACGACGCGCGCGGCGCCTTCGCCGAGCTGGAGGGCAGCGCGGAGGACATCGCGCGCTTCCTCGCGCGCAGCCGGACCGAGGCGCCGCCCCTGGCCGCCATCGCCGAGGTGACCGAGCAGGCCCTGCCGCCGCTGGGGGAGCGCGGCTTTCGCATCCTCCCCAGCCGGGACGAGGGCGCCCATCGCGCCGAGATCGCGCCCGACAGCGCCACCTGCCCCGACTGCCTGCGCGAACTCCTCGATCCGGCCGACCGCCGCCATCGCTACCCCTTCATCAACTGCACGAACTGCGGGCCGCGCTACAGCATCGTGCGCGGCGTGCCCTACGACCGCCCGCTCACCACGATGCGCGGCTTCGTCATGTGCCCGGCCTGCCAGGCCGAGTACGACGACCCCGCCAACCGCCGCTTCCACGCCCAGCCCAACGCCTGTCCCGACTGCGGCCCACGCGTCTGGCTGACGGACCCCGCCGGCACGCCGCTGGCCGGCGACGCCATCGCCGAGTGCGCGCGACGCCTGCTGGCGGGGGAGATCGTCGCCATCAAGGGATTGGGCGGCTTCCACCTCGCCTGCCGCGCCGACAGTGAGCGCGCCGTCACCGCGCTTCGCGCGCGCAAGGGGCGCGAGGCCAAGCCGCTGGCGCTCATGGTGGCCGACCTCGCCGCCGCGCGCGCGCTCGTCCACCTCGACGACGCCAGCGAGGCGCTGCTGATCGGCGCGGCGCGTCCCATCGTGCTCGCGCCGGCCCTCGCGGGCGCGCAGGTGGCGCCGTCGGTGGCGCCCGGCACGCACACGCTGGGCGTCATGCTGCCCTACACGCCGCTGCACACGCTGCTGTTCGCGCCGGTGGACGGAACCGCGCTGCCGCCCCTGGTCATGACCTCGGGCAATCCCAGCGCCGAGCCCCTGTGCTGCGACAACGACGAGGCCCTGGAGCGGCTGAGCGGCATCGCCGACGCCTTCCTGCTCCACGACCGCGACATCGAACGCCGCGTCGACGACTCCGTCGCCCTCGCGCTCACCCTCCCCGGTCCCACCGGCCCCGTCGTGCGCAACACGCCCCTGCGCCGCGCACGCGGCTACGCGCCGGAGCCCGTCGTGCTGTCCCGCGCGGTGACGCGACCCGCGCTGGCCCTGGGCGGCGAAATGAAGAGCGCCGTCTGCCTCGCCGTCGACGACCGCGCGCTCCTCAGCGAGCACCTGGGCGACCTGGACAACCCCGCCGCCTTCCGCAACTTCCTCGGCACCATCGAACGCCTGCAGGCGCTCTTCGACGTCGAGCCGGCCGTGGTGGCCTGCGACCTGCATCCGGACTACGCCGCCAGCCGGCACGCGCGTGCGCTGCCCCTGCCGCGCGTGGAGGTGCAGCACCATCACGCCCACCTGGTGAGCTGCCTGGCCGACAACGGTCTGGAGGGCGAGGCGCTGGGGCTCATCTGCGACGGGACGGGCTACGGCAGCGACGGCGCCATCTGGGGCTGCGAGCTCCTCCGCGGCGACGCCCGCGGCTTCGCGCGCCTGGGCCAGCTGCGCTACTTCCCCCTGCTGGGCGGGGACGCCGCGGCGCGCGAGACCTGGCGTCCCGCCGCCGGCCTCCTCGCCGAGGCCTACGGCGCCGACTGGCGCCGCGCCTGTCCCGCCGCCGCGTCGCGGGTCGAACCCGTGAAGCTGGCGCTGGCCGCGCGCTTCCTCGCTGCGCCGAACACCCCGGCCCCACGCACCAGCAGCCTGGGCCGCCTCTTCGACGCCGCGGCCTTCCTGCTGGGCCTCTGCGACCTGAATCGCGCCGACGCCCAGGCGCCCATGGCCCTCGAGGCCGCGGCCGCGGCCCACGGCGCCGCCGCACCCCTGCCCCTCCCTCTGCTGCGCGAAGACGACGCCCTCGCCCTCGACCACCGCCCGCTCACCCGCGCGCTCGTGGAAGGCCTCGCCGCCGGGCGCTCCGCCGGCGAACTGGCGGCCGGCTTTCACGCCGGGCTGGCCGCCGGCCTCGCCGCCCTGGCCGCCGCCGCGGCGGAGGGGGGCGCGCCCCGCCGCGTGATGCTCTCCGGCGGCTGCTTCGCCAACCGCCTCCTCACGGAAGCCCTCGCGCAGCAGTTGATGGCCGCGGGCCTGGAGGTCTATATTCATCACCGTGTTCCGGCCGGCGACGGCGGCCTGGCCCTGGGCCAGGCGCTGATCGCGGCGGCAAGCCATCTGGAGGGTTGA
- a CDS encoding HypC/HybG/HupF family hydrogenase formation chaperone, translating into MCLAVPGQILSVTGEADDALGRLATVDFQGSRMEASLAMTPEAGAGDWVLVHAGYAITQLDEAEARETWETLRIALGEDFELPGGEAGA; encoded by the coding sequence ATGTGCCTCGCAGTTCCAGGGCAGATCCTGAGCGTGACGGGCGAGGCCGACGACGCCCTTGGCCGCCTCGCCACGGTCGACTTCCAGGGCAGCCGCATGGAGGCGTCACTCGCCATGACGCCGGAGGCCGGCGCCGGGGACTGGGTGCTCGTGCACGCGGGCTATGCCATCACCCAGCTGGACGAAGCGGAGGCGCGCGAGACCTGGGAGACGCTGCGCATCGCCCTGGGCGAGGACTTCGAACTGCCCGGCGGCGAGGCCGGCGCATGA
- the hypD gene encoding hydrogenase formation protein HypD — protein sequence MRPVRDAAALGAEIRDLVGRSQRDTVSIMEVCGTHTVSLFRSGARSFLPENLKLLSGPGCPVCVTSQGYLDAACELAARDDVIVATYGDMVRVPGAKGSLEGMRGEGAKVAVVYSARDALKLAQAHPERQVVFLAVGFETTTPATATTVLAAAQQGVDNYSILPAHKLVIPAMDALLAGGEVPVDGFLCPGHVSVVIGADAYAPIAANYGKPCVVAGFELEGMLEAVLRIVRQVAADEARVENVYGAAVSAAGNTAAWDLVERVFEPGDTVWRAMGTLPASGLELRPAYRRFDARERFGVAYGPDQHPPGCLCGEVIQGKVSPADCALFGTGCTPLSPIGPCMVSSEGTCAAWYKYRRPAQAAGER from the coding sequence ATGAGACCCGTCCGCGACGCCGCCGCGCTGGGCGCTGAGATCCGCGACCTCGTGGGGAGAAGCCAGCGCGACACCGTGAGCATAATGGAAGTCTGCGGCACGCACACGGTCAGCCTCTTCCGCAGCGGCGCGCGCTCTTTCCTGCCCGAGAACCTGAAGCTGCTCAGCGGTCCGGGCTGTCCGGTCTGCGTCACCAGTCAGGGCTACCTGGACGCGGCCTGCGAGCTGGCGGCCCGCGACGACGTGATCGTCGCCACCTATGGCGACATGGTGCGCGTGCCCGGCGCGAAGGGCAGCCTCGAGGGCATGCGCGGCGAGGGCGCGAAGGTCGCCGTGGTCTACTCGGCCCGCGACGCGCTGAAGCTCGCCCAGGCGCATCCCGAGCGGCAGGTGGTCTTCCTCGCGGTGGGCTTCGAGACGACCACGCCGGCCACCGCCACCACCGTCCTCGCGGCCGCGCAGCAGGGCGTGGACAACTACAGTATCCTGCCCGCGCACAAGCTCGTGATCCCCGCCATGGACGCGCTGCTCGCCGGGGGCGAGGTGCCCGTGGACGGCTTCCTCTGTCCCGGCCACGTGAGCGTGGTGATCGGCGCGGACGCCTACGCGCCCATCGCCGCGAACTACGGCAAGCCCTGCGTCGTCGCCGGCTTCGAGCTCGAAGGCATGCTGGAGGCGGTGCTGCGCATCGTGCGGCAGGTGGCCGCGGACGAGGCGCGGGTGGAGAACGTCTACGGCGCGGCGGTGAGCGCGGCGGGCAACACGGCGGCCTGGGACCTGGTGGAGCGGGTCTTCGAGCCGGGGGACACGGTGTGGCGCGCTATGGGCACGCTGCCCGCCAGCGGACTCGAGCTGCGCCCGGCCTACCGCCGCTTCGACGCGCGCGAACGCTTCGGGGTGGCCTACGGCCCCGATCAGCACCCCCCCGGCTGTCTCTGCGGCGAGGTGATCCAGGGCAAGGTGAGTCCCGCCGACTGCGCGCTCTTCGGGACGGGTTGCACGCCCCTGTCGCCCATCGGCCCGTGCATGGTCAGCAGCGAGGGCACCTGCGCCGCCTGGTACAAGTACCGGCGTCCGGCGCAGGCCGCCGGCGAGCGCTAG
- the hypE gene encoding hydrogenase expression/formation protein HypE, protein MRERDRIVMAHGGGGELTQRLLAEHVLPRLNNDLLGPLTDGAILPRWAGATCISTDSFVVQPLEFPGGDIGHLAVCGTVNDVAMMGARPVALSLGLILEEGLPLATLDRVLDSIAATAAAAGVRVATGDTKVVEHRGGDGLMINTTGVGELRPDARLDAARIAPGDRLLINGGIAEHGLAVLSVRRHLEFATTLKSDAAALHTLVAALLDACGEDLKFLRDPTRGGVAGVVCDLVDATKLGLTLEERAIPITPTALQTAELLGLDPLAVANEGKLLAVVAESAAERALAALRAHPLGGRAAAIGVFGEEAMPLPELITRGGGRRLVSRPYGEDLPRIC, encoded by the coding sequence ATGCGCGAGCGCGACCGCATCGTCATGGCCCACGGCGGCGGCGGCGAGCTGACCCAGCGCCTGCTCGCCGAGCACGTCCTGCCCCGCCTGAACAACGACCTGCTCGGCCCGCTCACCGACGGCGCGATTCTTCCGCGCTGGGCGGGCGCCACCTGCATCAGCACCGACTCCTTCGTGGTGCAGCCCCTGGAGTTCCCCGGCGGGGACATCGGCCATCTGGCCGTCTGCGGAACGGTGAACGACGTGGCGATGATGGGCGCGCGCCCCGTGGCGTTGAGCCTCGGCCTGATCCTCGAGGAGGGCCTGCCGCTGGCCACGCTCGACCGCGTGCTCGACTCCATCGCGGCCACCGCCGCGGCCGCCGGCGTGCGCGTGGCCACGGGCGACACCAAGGTGGTGGAGCACCGCGGCGGCGACGGCCTGATGATCAACACCACCGGCGTCGGCGAGCTGCGCCCCGACGCCCGGCTCGACGCGGCGCGCATCGCGCCCGGCGACCGCCTGCTGATCAACGGCGGTATCGCCGAACATGGGCTGGCGGTCCTGTCCGTGCGGCGGCACCTGGAGTTCGCGACCACGCTGAAGAGCGACGCGGCCGCCCTGCACACCCTGGTGGCGGCGCTCCTGGACGCCTGCGGCGAGGACCTGAAGTTCCTGCGCGACCCGACCCGCGGCGGCGTGGCGGGCGTGGTCTGCGACCTGGTGGACGCCACGAAGCTCGGCCTCACGCTGGAGGAGCGGGCGATCCCGATCACGCCCACGGCGCTGCAGACGGCCGAGCTGCTGGGCCTGGACCCACTGGCCGTGGCCAACGAGGGGAAGCTGCTGGCCGTGGTGGCGGAGTCCGCGGCCGAACGGGCGCTGGCCGCGCTGCGCGCGCATCCCCTGGGTGGGCGCGCGGCGGCGATCGGGGTCTTCGGCGAGGAGGCGATGCCCTTGCCCGAGCTGATCACGCGCGGCGGCGGACGGCGGCTCGTGAGCCGTCCCTACGGCGAGGACCTGCCGCGCATCTGCTAG
- a CDS encoding hydrogenase maturation nickel metallochaperone HypA yields MHEMTIAWALLEQLDALAQANALARIDSVHVQAGELRGLVPEAMQLAFREAARGGPAAEATLELEILTPLARCRRCGREFRPAPNSYRCAGCGEADVDMIVGDEIVLRSVTGETRTEEDAR; encoded by the coding sequence GTGCACGAGATGACCATCGCCTGGGCGCTGCTGGAGCAGCTCGACGCGCTGGCGCAGGCCAACGCCCTGGCGCGCATCGACAGCGTGCACGTCCAGGCGGGCGAGCTGCGGGGGCTCGTGCCCGAGGCCATGCAGCTCGCCTTTCGCGAGGCCGCGCGGGGCGGTCCGGCCGCGGAGGCCACGCTCGAGCTCGAGATCCTGACGCCCCTCGCCCGCTGCCGGCGCTGCGGCCGCGAGTTCAGGCCGGCGCCGAACAGCTACCGCTGCGCCGGCTGCGGCGAGGCCGACGTGGACATGATCGTGGGCGACGAGATCGTCCTCCGGTCGGTGACCGGAGAAACGCGAACGGAAGAGGACGCGCGATGA
- the hypB gene encoding hydrogenase nickel incorporation protein HypB, protein MKINVVSNVLKANDAIARENRRLLDAAGVLALNITSAPGSGKTALLQAALPALAPLRSAVVVGDLQTTRDAERLQGVAVAVTQINTEGGCHLAAQQVTEALAGLPLGELDLLFIENVGNMVCPAGFDLGEHLRIAMLSAPEGPDKVAKYPTLFQPADAIVLNKMDLAGVLDFDAGLVESDLAQINTRAPLFKLSARSGEGMDAWLDWLRARVAERARA, encoded by the coding sequence ATGAAGATCAACGTGGTGAGCAACGTGCTGAAGGCCAACGACGCGATCGCCCGGGAGAACCGGCGCCTGCTGGACGCGGCCGGCGTGCTGGCCCTCAACATCACGAGCGCGCCGGGCAGCGGCAAGACGGCGCTGCTCCAGGCCGCGCTGCCGGCGCTGGCCCCGCTGCGCAGCGCGGTCGTGGTGGGGGATCTGCAGACCACGCGCGACGCCGAGCGGCTGCAGGGCGTGGCCGTCGCCGTCACCCAGATCAACACGGAGGGGGGCTGTCACCTCGCCGCGCAGCAGGTGACGGAGGCGCTCGCCGGGCTGCCGCTGGGCGAGCTGGATCTGCTCTTCATCGAGAACGTCGGCAACATGGTCTGTCCGGCGGGCTTCGACCTGGGCGAACACCTGCGGATCGCCATGCTCAGCGCGCCCGAGGGGCCGGACAAGGTGGCGAAGTATCCGACGCTGTTCCAGCCGGCCGACGCGATCGTGCTGAACAAGATGGATCTGGCCGGCGTGCTGGACTTCGACGCGGGCCTGGTGGAGTCGGACCTGGCGCAGATCAACACGCGCGCGCCGCTCTTCAAGCTGTCGGCGCGCAGCGGCGAGGGAATGGACGCCTGGCTCGACTGGCTGCGCGCGCGCGTGGCCGAGCGCGCGAGGGCCTAG
- a CDS encoding GAF domain-containing protein: MEERGSRQQLRGLLDELTGSARMLPRVWGRRSFWQIRLRWWVPPLIAVGVGVGHLIGYRFRVLPILLVAAGILAYNALLALFTHRLAANLEREPLRDRRWVLLEVGLDYAAMFLLIGLTGGVASPLLFFFLFHVIFAAIQFRAGTAQLFAGIAIAGSWVLLALQSARVLSCPAIGYLDSRLDFHDHPAHFVAQLLFFSGTVAITAVLATRIMTRLRTRVRELTRASGAVADLNDRLDRLHTMLRVIGREQRLQPILDRVCSELAAEMGVKIVAVKLLSEDRRELRFVAGHGLPADFLERKVVQLARSPLNRRVIEGEVWVHGHIGQDDRFQLQAELLDLNIRSVAFAPLKLEDRVIGILGAYCVKADRFKNEDTSFLRIAAELVAVAIENGRAWEAVESLMGERARFMLRVAHNMRAPLGASLSLLALVRDGSLGEVAERQREVLGRVERRLGALNQTVGDLLALARSRDLTRELPAVTVKPAELGEQLEEIFLARAQAKGVELRVAVAPGLPPLPSRGDIASQLLENLVSNAIKYTPAGGKVRLVMLREERWLRVEISDTGIGIPSAEQAHLFDEFFRASNARALHEEGTGLGLALARQTAERLGGSLRLASEEGEGTTVVVYLPLDPPAPA; this comes from the coding sequence ATGGAAGAGCGCGGGTCCAGGCAGCAGCTCCGCGGGCTCCTCGACGAGCTCACGGGCAGCGCGCGCATGCTGCCGCGGGTCTGGGGCCGTCGATCCTTCTGGCAGATCCGACTGCGCTGGTGGGTGCCGCCGCTGATCGCCGTCGGCGTGGGGGTCGGCCACCTGATCGGCTATCGCTTCCGCGTCCTGCCGATCCTGCTCGTCGCCGCGGGCATCCTCGCCTACAACGCCCTGCTCGCCCTGTTCACCCACCGGCTCGCCGCGAATCTCGAACGCGAGCCCCTGCGCGACCGCCGCTGGGTGTTGCTGGAGGTGGGGCTGGACTACGCGGCGATGTTCCTGCTCATCGGCCTGACGGGAGGCGTGGCGAGTCCTCTGCTCTTCTTCTTCCTCTTCCACGTGATCTTCGCGGCCATCCAGTTCCGCGCGGGTACGGCCCAGCTCTTCGCGGGCATCGCCATCGCGGGCAGCTGGGTTCTCCTGGCGCTGCAGTCGGCCAGGGTCCTGTCCTGTCCGGCCATCGGCTATCTCGACTCGCGGCTGGACTTCCACGACCACCCGGCGCACTTCGTCGCGCAGCTGCTCTTCTTCAGCGGGACGGTGGCGATCACCGCCGTGCTCGCCACGCGCATCATGACCCGCCTGCGCACCCGCGTCCGCGAGCTGACGCGGGCGAGCGGCGCGGTGGCGGACCTCAACGACCGCCTCGACCGCCTGCACACCATGCTGCGGGTGATCGGACGCGAGCAGCGGCTGCAGCCGATCCTCGACCGCGTCTGCAGCGAGCTGGCGGCGGAGATGGGGGTGAAGATCGTCGCCGTGAAGCTGCTCAGCGAGGATCGCCGCGAACTGCGCTTCGTGGCCGGGCACGGGCTGCCCGCGGACTTCCTCGAGCGCAAGGTGGTGCAGCTGGCCCGCAGTCCGCTCAACCGGCGCGTGATCGAGGGCGAGGTGTGGGTGCACGGGCACATCGGTCAGGACGATCGCTTCCAGCTGCAGGCCGAGCTGCTCGATCTCAACATCCGCTCGGTGGCCTTCGCGCCGCTGAAGCTCGAGGATCGCGTCATCGGGATTCTCGGCGCCTACTGCGTCAAGGCAGATCGCTTCAAGAACGAGGACACGAGCTTCCTGCGCATCGCCGCCGAGCTGGTGGCCGTGGCGATCGAGAACGGCCGGGCCTGGGAGGCGGTGGAGTCGCTGATGGGCGAGCGTGCGCGCTTCATGCTGCGCGTGGCCCACAACATGCGCGCGCCGCTGGGGGCGTCGCTCAGCCTGCTCGCGCTCGTGCGGGACGGCAGTCTTGGCGAGGTGGCCGAGCGCCAGCGCGAGGTGCTCGGGCGCGTGGAGCGGCGGCTCGGCGCGCTGAACCAGACGGTGGGCGATCTGCTCGCGCTAGCGCGCAGCCGCGACCTCACCCGGGAGCTGCCGGCGGTGACGGTCAAGCCCGCGGAACTGGGCGAACAGCTCGAGGAGATCTTCCTCGCCCGGGCCCAGGCCAAGGGCGTGGAGCTGCGCGTGGCCGTCGCGCCGGGCCTGCCGCCGCTGCCCAGCCGCGGCGACATCGCGAGCCAGCTGCTCGAGAATCTCGTCTCCAACGCGATCAAGTACACACCCGCCGGCGGCAAGGTGCGGCTGGTGATGCTGCGCGAAGAGCGCTGGCTGCGCGTCGAGATCAGCGACACGGGCATTGGCATCCCCAGCGCCGAGCAGGCCCACCTCTTCGACGAGTTCTTCCGCGCCTCCAACGCCCGCGCGCTTCACGAGGAGGGGACGGGGCTCGGACTGGCCCTGGCCCGCCAGACCGCCGAACGGCTCGGGGGCAGCCTGCGCCTGGCCAGCGAGGAGGGCGAGGGGACGACGGTCGTGGTCTACCTGCCGCTGGATCCGCCGGCGCCGGCCTAG
- a CDS encoding hydrogenase maturation protease, which translates to MQGRPEPIAPAVAVLGIGSVLMSDDSVGPHVVKLLDARYTFPDSVSVLELGTPGMDLAPYLADIEALIIVDSVRADGPPGSVHCYRREQLLSHPPTLRTTPHDPAIKEALLTAEFAGGGPAEVLLVGVVPASIAQGTELSPAVAAALPAVEAAVLAELERLGCPGAARPVPAEPELWWRRGAPD; encoded by the coding sequence GTGCAGGGACGGCCGGAGCCCATCGCTCCGGCCGTCGCCGTGCTCGGCATCGGCAGCGTGCTCATGAGCGACGACTCCGTCGGCCCGCACGTCGTCAAGCTGCTCGACGCCCGCTACACCTTTCCCGACTCCGTGAGCGTGCTGGAGCTCGGCACGCCGGGGATGGACCTGGCGCCCTATCTCGCCGACATCGAGGCGCTGATCATCGTCGACTCCGTGCGCGCCGACGGACCGCCCGGCAGCGTGCACTGCTACCGCAGGGAGCAGCTGCTGTCCCATCCGCCCACCCTGCGCACGACGCCGCACGACCCCGCCATCAAGGAGGCGCTGCTCACGGCCGAGTTCGCGGGCGGCGGTCCGGCGGAGGTCCTGCTGGTGGGCGTGGTGCCGGCGAGCATCGCCCAGGGCACGGAGCTCAGCCCCGCCGTCGCGGCCGCCCTGCCCGCGGTGGAGGCGGCGGTCCTCGCCGAGCTGGAGCGCCTGGGCTGTCCCGGCGCGGCGCGCCCGGTGCCCGCGGAACCCGAGCTCTGGTGGCGGCGGGGGGCGCCCGACTAG
- a CDS encoding nickel-dependent hydrogenase large subunit produces the protein MSQRITIDPITRIEGHLRIDVEVERGEVANSWSSGQMWRGIENILQGRDPRDAWVFTQRFCGVCTTVHAITSVRTVENALDLPVPMNAQYIRNLILLAHGLHDHIVHFFHLSALDWVDVVSALKADPAATAKLAESISPWPRNSRRELEAVKARLEKLVASGQLGIFANGYWGHPAMKLSPEVNLLAVNHYLQALEYQRKANQIVAILGSKTPNIQNLQVGGVANAINLDNQATLNMEKLFHIKELIDEVTAFVQQVYFIDVATIGAMYPEWLGYGAGVTNYLAVPDLPLDTVGASFDLPGGTIFGGDLGTVQTIDSFKDARFRDAVSESIAHSWYDGDWARHPYDEVTEPSYTDFQDDGKYSWVKAPRFDGKPMQVGPLAQVLVGFASGHEPTQRWAKAALDHAGKVAGTTLSPAVLHSTLGRHLARAIRACVFTEMAAKHWGLLVENIGRGDTQIFNPPVFPKHEIRGFGFHEAPRGALSHWAVITDGKIDNYQAVVPSTWNAGPRDAANQKGPYEASLMGNPVVDPKLPLEVLRTIHSFDPCLACAIHTLDPEGKELARVTTVC, from the coding sequence ATGAGTCAGCGCATCACCATCGATCCCATCACCCGTATCGAGGGGCACCTGCGCATCGACGTGGAGGTGGAGCGCGGCGAGGTGGCGAACTCCTGGTCCTCGGGCCAGATGTGGCGGGGCATCGAGAACATCCTGCAGGGGCGCGATCCGCGCGACGCCTGGGTCTTCACGCAGCGCTTCTGCGGCGTGTGCACCACGGTCCACGCCATCACCTCGGTGCGCACCGTGGAGAACGCGCTGGACCTGCCCGTGCCGATGAACGCGCAGTACATCCGCAACCTGATCCTGCTCGCCCACGGGCTGCACGACCACATCGTGCACTTCTTCCATCTCTCGGCGCTGGACTGGGTGGACGTGGTCTCGGCCCTCAAGGCCGACCCCGCCGCCACGGCCAAGCTGGCCGAGAGCATCTCGCCCTGGCCGCGGAACAGCCGGCGCGAACTGGAGGCCGTGAAGGCGCGGCTGGAGAAGCTGGTGGCCAGCGGACAGCTGGGCATCTTCGCGAACGGCTACTGGGGCCATCCCGCCATGAAGCTCTCGCCCGAGGTGAACCTGCTGGCGGTGAACCACTACCTCCAGGCGCTGGAGTACCAGCGCAAGGCGAACCAGATCGTCGCGATCCTGGGCAGCAAGACGCCGAACATCCAGAACCTGCAGGTGGGCGGCGTGGCGAACGCGATCAATCTGGACAACCAGGCCACCTTGAACATGGAGAAGCTCTTCCACATCAAGGAGCTGATCGACGAGGTCACGGCCTTCGTCCAGCAGGTCTACTTCATCGACGTGGCCACCATCGGCGCGATGTACCCCGAGTGGCTGGGCTACGGCGCCGGCGTGACCAACTACCTCGCGGTGCCCGACCTGCCGCTGGACACCGTGGGCGCGAGCTTCGACCTGCCCGGCGGCACGATCTTCGGGGGCGACCTCGGCACGGTGCAGACCATCGACAGCTTCAAGGACGCCCGCTTCCGCGACGCGGTCTCCGAGAGCATCGCGCACTCCTGGTACGACGGCGACTGGGCGCGCCACCCTTACGACGAGGTGACCGAGCCGAGCTACACGGACTTCCAGGACGACGGCAAGTACAGCTGGGTCAAGGCGCCGCGCTTCGACGGCAAGCCCATGCAGGTGGGCCCGCTCGCCCAGGTGCTGGTGGGCTTCGCCTCCGGACACGAGCCCACGCAGCGCTGGGCGAAGGCGGCGCTGGATCACGCGGGCAAGGTGGCCGGCACGACGCTGAGCCCGGCGGTGCTGCACTCCACGCTGGGCCGGCATCTGGCCCGGGCCATCCGCGCCTGCGTCTTCACCGAAATGGCGGCCAAGCACTGGGGCCTGCTGGTGGAGAACATCGGCAGAGGCGACACGCAGATCTTCAACCCGCCGGTCTTCCCGAAGCACGAGATCCGCGGCTTCGGTTTCCACGAGGCGCCGCGCGGCGCGCTCTCCCACTGGGCGGTGATCACCGACGGGAAGATCGACAACTACCAGGCGGTGGTGCCGTCCACCTGGAACGCCGGTCCGCGGGACGCCGCGAACCAGAAGGGCCCCTACGAGGCCTCGCTGATGGGCAACCCGGTGGTCGATCCGAAGCTGCCGCTCGAGGTGCTGCGCACCATCCACAGCTTCGACCCCTGCCTCGCCTGCGCGATCCACACGCTGGATCCCGAGGGCAAGGAGCTGGCGCGTGTCACGACGGTCTGCTGA